From the genome of Spirosomataceae bacterium TFI 002, one region includes:
- a CDS encoding Phosphoglycerate dehydrogenase, with translation MNIFVVTPANQEDRAFLLDKLPANYKAVFKSDLAKEEQKKAFLEADILMGNAPADWLEEKSDHLKWWQLESAGFDKYKSLTVNAITTNVGNYYAQPCAETIIAGILALYRKVDTLAILQTSQSWVGEPLRLEMKLLYGQKVVILGAGTIGLCVRDILKGFNCDITILAKSNPAANIRTEEELKAILPDADLVISCLPGTAKGFFTKEMIGLMNPEAVFANVGRGNTVNELALIEALSKRKIEGAVLDVTEIEPLPESNPLWSLPNVLILQHTGGGRRKEHQGKFKIFLENLALFEADKELNNVIDLERGY, from the coding sequence ATGAACATTTTTGTAGTTACCCCAGCAAATCAAGAGGACAGAGCTTTTTTACTAGATAAGTTACCCGCCAATTATAAGGCTGTGTTCAAAAGTGATTTGGCAAAAGAAGAGCAGAAGAAAGCTTTTTTAGAAGCTGATATCCTCATGGGTAATGCACCTGCAGACTGGTTAGAAGAAAAAAGTGATCACCTTAAATGGTGGCAATTGGAGTCGGCTGGATTTGACAAATATAAAAGCCTAACAGTTAATGCCATCACAACAAATGTTGGCAATTACTATGCTCAGCCCTGTGCCGAAACAATTATTGCTGGCATACTCGCTCTTTATCGCAAAGTAGATACACTTGCAATTTTGCAGACAAGCCAAAGCTGGGTTGGAGAACCACTAAGGTTAGAAATGAAATTACTTTATGGACAAAAAGTAGTGATTCTAGGTGCTGGAACCATAGGCCTTTGTGTAAGAGACATTTTAAAAGGGTTTAATTGTGATATCACCATTTTGGCCAAAAGTAACCCAGCAGCCAATATTAGAACCGAAGAAGAATTAAAAGCTATTTTGCCAGATGCCGATTTGGTCATTTCTTGTTTACCTGGTACTGCAAAAGGATTTTTTACCAAAGAAATGATTGGTCTAATGAACCCTGAAGCTGTATTTGCTAATGTAGGAAGGGGTAACACTGTAAATGAACTAGCACTCATTGAAGCCTTATCAAAAAGAAAAATAGAAGGAGCTGTTTTAGATGTCACAGAAATAGAACCACTACCAGAAAGCAACCCGCTTTGGAGCTTACCAAATGTTCTAATACTCCAGCATACAGGCGGAGGTCGCCGAAAAGAACACCAAGGCAAATTCAAGATATTTCTTGAAAACTTAGCACTTTTTGAAGCAGATAAAGAATTGAATAATGTGATTGATTTAGAAAGAGGTTATTAA